The Martelella sp. AD-3 genome includes a region encoding these proteins:
- a CDS encoding transcription termination/antitermination protein NusG, whose product MTEYRKIGTSVDLAYGLKFEDRLRLIRLSGRSALAEEAAKDAPWYVLQVMTGRERAVCDALTECGAEALSPTRKGPKRRRRHKVLPPQDIPLMAGYVLVRFALSETAVNALLGFEHVRGVLGGWLSPFALENDRVVRIMQKAGDGRFDWERVSKIAVVAGERVRIGEGMFAGLEAGVVTPNSKGKGDVVVEVDMFGQKTPVNLPLAILEKL is encoded by the coding sequence ATGACGGAATATCGGAAGATCGGAACCTCGGTCGATCTGGCCTATGGCCTGAAATTCGAGGATCGGCTTAGGCTGATCCGGCTTTCCGGCCGGTCGGCACTGGCCGAAGAGGCAGCGAAGGACGCGCCGTGGTATGTTCTGCAGGTGATGACCGGGCGGGAGCGGGCCGTTTGCGATGCGCTGACGGAGTGTGGCGCCGAGGCGCTGTCTCCGACGCGAAAAGGGCCGAAGCGGCGACGTCGGCACAAGGTTCTGCCGCCGCAGGATATTCCGCTGATGGCAGGCTATGTGCTGGTTCGGTTCGCCTTGTCCGAGACGGCGGTCAATGCGCTGCTGGGCTTCGAGCATGTGCGCGGAGTGCTGGGCGGGTGGCTCAGCCCGTTTGCGCTGGAAAACGACAGGGTTGTCCGGATCATGCAGAAAGCCGGCGATGGCCGGTTCGACTGGGAGCGAGTCTCGAAGATCGCGGTTGTTGCCGGAGAACGGGTGCGCATCGGCGAGGGGATGTTTGCGGGGCTTGAGGCCGGAGTCGTCACGCCCAACAGCAAGGGCAAGGGCGACGTTGTGGTCGAGGTGGATATGTTCGGTCAGAAAACGCCTGTAAATTTGCCTCTTGCAATTCTCGAAAAGTTATGA
- a CDS encoding YdaU family protein, producing the protein MSEMPYVRFYMSDWLSATRGMKAAEMGVYFTLLALMYERGEPLTENHERLARQCGCTKKVFSQYLDVFLDDGKIIRSEGGLWNRRVEKEFQFREKSSEDKKQAAKKRWKKGNENNEASMQAHSTCNAAAMLKPEARVKKESVPKGTPKKSPKSVLCDVLSPEVADAVIEHRKALRKNLTVRAAELLARRFALMPDPDAAAETMIGRGWQGFEPGWMQERQQGGPRASPSKSTRGDEIRDHNQRARDSLRKRMGQDDGSEDRKIIDISRGDWKVAQGS; encoded by the coding sequence ATGAGCGAGATGCCGTATGTCCGCTTCTATATGTCCGACTGGCTTTCTGCCACGCGCGGCATGAAGGCGGCGGAAATGGGCGTGTATTTCACGCTGCTGGCGCTGATGTATGAGCGCGGCGAGCCGCTGACCGAGAACCACGAGCGGCTGGCGCGGCAATGTGGCTGCACGAAAAAGGTGTTTTCCCAATACCTCGATGTGTTCCTCGATGACGGGAAAATCATCCGGTCGGAGGGCGGTCTCTGGAACCGTCGCGTGGAAAAAGAATTTCAATTTCGCGAAAAAAGTTCGGAAGACAAAAAACAGGCCGCGAAAAAACGCTGGAAAAAAGGCAATGAAAACAATGAGGCGAGCATGCAGGCGCATAGCACCTGCAATGCAGCTGCAATGCTAAAGCCAGAAGCCAGAGTTAAGAAAGAAAGTGTTCCTAAAGGAACACCAAAGAAATCGCCCAAATCGGTTCTCTGCGACGTGCTTTCGCCGGAGGTTGCCGATGCCGTCATCGAACATCGCAAGGCACTGCGGAAAAACCTGACCGTCCGGGCAGCCGAACTGCTCGCACGCCGGTTTGCGCTGATGCCGGATCCGGACGCTGCGGCCGAAACCATGATCGGCCGCGGCTGGCAGGGCTTCGAGCCGGGCTGGATGCAGGAGCGGCAGCAGGGCGGGCCCCGGGCATCGCCCTCCAAGTCGACACGCGGCGACGAAATCAGGGATCACAATCAGCGCGCTCGGGACAGTTTGCGCAAACGGATGGGGCAGGACGATGGCAGCGAAGATCGTAAAATTATCGACATCAGCCGGGGAGATTGGAAGGTTGCGCAAGGCTCTTGA
- a CDS encoding type II toxin-antitoxin system RelE/ParE family toxin — MQPKRRNAIIARIEAFAAGETVDLKKLQGSPYFRIRVGSDRIILDDQGLIVMVIDAGPRGGIYKE, encoded by the coding sequence ATGCAACCAAAGCGCCGCAATGCAATCATCGCCAGGATCGAGGCTTTCGCGGCTGGTGAAACGGTCGATTTGAAGAAGCTGCAGGGCAGCCCCTATTTTCGCATCCGCGTCGGTTCCGACCGCATCATCCTTGATGATCAGGGGTTGATCGTCATGGTCATCGACGCAGGTCCGCGCGGCGGCATTTACAAGGAGTGA